One stretch of Armigeres subalbatus isolate Guangzhou_Male chromosome 2, GZ_Asu_2, whole genome shotgun sequence DNA includes these proteins:
- the LOC134217366 gene encoding uncharacterized protein LOC134217366 — MVGNEATTTAYPKQGKIVTNVRKPTDLKTSSMIVVQVRTCRLLLIVTGAKSGRLVLAEEDPKTGWTLRAIAKSDIVATNVIPTMEEFNDVWLIPDRNNNKISNHTNVFIERKISSRFLSDLVALSGLPRRSNYQL; from the coding sequence ATGGTTGGAAATGAAGCGACAACTACCGCCTATCCGAAGCAAGGCAAAATCGTTACCAACGTGCGAAAGCCAACGGATCTAAAAACATCATCAATGATTGTGGTTCAGGTTAGGACTTGTCGGCTGCTACTGATTGTCACTGGAGCCAAGAGTGGTCGGCTGGTGCTGGCTGAGGAAGACCCCAAAACTGGATGGACGCTACGAGCTATCGCTAAATCCGATATTGTCGCTACAAACGTGATACCAACCATGGAGGAGTTTAATGATGTCTGGCTGATACCAGATCGGAATAACAACAAAATATCGAATCATACCAATGTGTTCATTGAGCGTAAAATAAGTAGTAGATTTTTATCTGATCTGGTAGCGCTTTCTGGCCTACCAAGGCGATCGAATTATCAACTGTAA